The Mus musculus strain C57BL/6J chromosome 2, GRCm38.p6 C57BL/6J genome has a window encoding:
- the Defb25 gene encoding beta-defensin 25 precursor has translation MAKWILLIVALLVLSHVPPGSTEFKRCWNGQGACRTFCTRQETFMHLCPDASLCCLSYSFKPSRPSRVGDV, from the exons ATGGCAAAGTGGATTCTGCTCATTGTGGCTCTCCTGGTCCTGAGTCATGTACCACCAG GAAGCACTGAATTCAAACGGTGCTGGAACGGCCAAGGAGCCTGCCGGACTTTCTGCACAAGGCAAGAGACCTTCATGCACCTGTGTCCGGATGCTTCTCTGTGTTGCCTGTCCTATTCTTTCAAGCCTTCACGCCCCTCAAGGGTTGGAGATGTGTAG